The sequence AAACTGGAAGTCACGGTTCAATGAGGAAAGTGAAAAATGGAGGACTCAAAGTCCTGTGGGCAGAGCAGTTGagaagtatgaaaaatgggttCAAAAGAGACCATCATCATCCATCTTGGCAAATGGCTATTCAGAGTCATATAGATGCCGCACATGCTTTGGTACAGTTGGCTAATGAAGATCCTAGTCTGCTTCATGGTGGGTTACGTTCACATGGAATGAAGCATAGTGTGAAAGGGATTCCAAGCATAAAGGATTCGATGGGGATGTCGAGGGGTGATAGTCATTCGGATGTGGTTGGGAGAAAGGttaattttttggtaaagCGTCAGCAAGCTGACTTTGGAGGTTCTATGAAGGATGAAGATGCTGCTGCAGTCTTAGATTTTCATTTGCCAGCAGTGCCATATCCTGCAGGGAGAAAgcagaaaaagatgaaaatgtTTAAGAAGCTATCTTCGCTCGTaccaaaatatatgaaaagtAATGTCAGTGAGAAGGATGATAAGGTGAATGAACCATGTCAGTTGTTGGATAGTTGTGGTCATGATAGACTACACATGTTAATGGCAAAGAAACGGAAAAGGGTGGCAGGATCCTATTCAAAAAGAGAAACTGGGGAAGTTGCAGCACCAGTAAATTTACCCTTGAAAAGGCAGGGATTCAAATTGCCCGTTCCTACTGTTCATACCGGATTTTCATTCTCCATTGTGCATCTCCTTACTGCCATTCGAAGAGCAATGGTTGTTCCACAtgcagaagatgatgatgtGGTGTATGGAAATGATCAAGGGGTTAGCAATGCTGAAGGGATAATTCGATTTTATTCTCTCAAAGATAAAGGCATTAGCAATTCTGTACTAACAAATTCCAAAAGTTTACCTTCTCTCACTCTTAACAAGATTGTTGAGCGTGTTAGATCAACTCCAATGGATCCTTCTATTCTTCAAACCCAAGAGCACCTTCAAGATTTACTCAGAGGGGTTTTGGAGATATTTTCATCCAAAACAGCGCCTTTAGGAGCTAGAGGATGGAAGCCACTCACTTTCTATCGCAAGTCCAGTAAATGTTGGAAATGGATTGGTCCCATCGACGTTAACTCATGCAATGCTGATGAGGAATATGTATCTTCTAAAGCTTGGAGTCTTCGCCATAATGTGCTTGTGAAGTTGGTTGATTCCTTTGCTATTTGGTACAAGAGTTTTCAAGAGAGATTTCGTCAAGTTGGAAGCCTTCCTGCACCACctttgattttgatgcaaCCAACACTAGATGAAAGCGAATGGTTCAGGGACGTAATGTCTCGAAAGAATGCTATCAGTCCGAACTCTGAAGAAGTAAGAGCGTACTTTCAAAGGGAGGAAGCTTTGAGGTATTTAGTCCCAGATATGGCATTTTCTTAGTCCGAACTCTGAAGAAGTAAGAGCGTACTTTCAAAGGGAGGAAGCTTTGAGGTATTTAGTCCCAGATATGGCATTTTCTTACACAGCACTGGATGNNNNNNNNNGTCGAAAGTCTGCAGTTGCTCCTCTAACTAGTTGCAGTGGTAAGCCATCATACAGAAACCGAGATCATTTTATGCTTAAAGCTGATCGACCACCTCATATCACCAATCTCTGTCTTGTGAGAGATGCAGCTTCTAGATTGCCTGGAAGTATTGGTACCAGGGAAGATGTTTCTACTCTCGTTCGGCACTCACAGTATATAGTGGAAGATGTCTCTGATGAACAATTTACCCGAGTAATTAGCTCTACTCTGTCTCGGCTgcaatttgaatttgatccaTGTGTAGAATTTGACAGACACAGAAAGTTGTGGGTTTATTTACATGGAGAAAGAGGCGAAGAAGACTTTGAGGAAGATGGTACCTTATCTACTTTAAGAAGGAGACGGCATCGAGACATGTCATTGAGCAATCTATCTGTTCATGAGACAGCCCTCCAAAATAGACAGGAAGAAACTTGCATGTTATCTGCAGTAGGAAACAATCTGGATGTCAATTGTGATACCTTTTTGTCGGGTGATAGAAAGTAACTACTTTCATGGGAGCTCATAACTTCAGTGGTAGAGCTATGACTGAACTTATGAGCTCCCATGAAAGTAGCTGATTTGAGATTTCAATGATCTATGTTATGCAGTAATTCAAAATGGACATTTCATTTTGATACGAGGGTGGCATTTTAATATAAGGTTCTTGCTTGCTTAGAACCTGAAGCAATAGGGGAAATCTTTTGtccttcaaaatatttttgctaAGGTTGGAAACAGTAGATTAAGCTGAAAGATGTTTATGGTGCTCTTTTTGGTTGGGTTAATATGTGGGAATATGAACCACACttgtttctatttcttttttcctaaaCAGAACTTGTAAcacatgttatgttataatGACATCGTACTTACGTGTCACTCAAAAATTTGTAACAAATGTTATGTTTTAATAGCACCGCACATGTCACATTTTTATGGCTAGAGGAGAAAATTCTGAATGAGAACTTCCCTGCAAATTGGTATGGTGAAAATAAAGGGATATTCGAAAGTACTATTTTAGTAGTGTTATGCTGCTGGCATGATATACAGCTTTTAAGCTCAGATCAGCAGTCAACATATCAGATTaacaaaaggaaaggaaaaagctCAACAATCAATAGTGGCAGCTAAGCTTCATGGGCTTTGTTCACACGAATGAATGGAATTCTCCCTCAAGCCTCTTTCAGTTTCAGGAAGAAACTTTCTCAATATATCTTACAGACGCGTTCATCACACTTTAAGcccttcttctcttctcccaACCTCACACGTTCATCGCAGGAAACCAAGAAGCTACACAACGCTCTTAGAGTTCTCGACCTCATCACCCCAAAGCCAACCCTCACTGCGCGTCGCCGCCAAGGCCATCTTCGGCTCATTCAGGACTTTCTACAGTCAGATTCCGAACACTTCAGCTATGCCTCTGCTTTCTCTGATTCAAATTGGCCAATAAAAATCTCAACTTTGTTGGATGAACTGTTTGATTCTAGCTCTGTTGATTCTCCATCATGCGCAGAAAGGTTTCCGATTGATGCAAGCGTTTTGTCACATGCCATAAGCTCATATGGGTCTTCTCGTAATCTCCATGGTGGGATTCCGTATCACTGTACAGCAATAAAAAGTGGGCTTGTGGCCAATGTTTATATTGGAAGCTCTTTGGTGAGCTTTTATGGTAGATGCAACGAGTTACACAATGCCTACCGGGTTTTCGAGGAAATGCCTGTGAGAAATGTTGTGTCATGGACAGCCATTATTTCAGGGTTTGCACAAGAGTGGCAGGTTGATGCGTGCTTGCAACTTTTCAGTGAGATGAGACATTCTTCAAAACCCAATGATTTTACGTATGCAAGTATTCTGAGTGCTTGCACAGGCAGTGGAGCTCTTGGGCATGGAAGAAGTGCTCATTGCCAAACCATTCGGATGGGCTTCGATTTGTACATTCACATTGCTAATGCTCTTATCTCAATGTACTGCAAATGTGGGGATGTTAAAGATGCGCTTTACATATTCAAAAATTTGGATGGCAAAGATAATGTATCTTGGAACTCCATGATTGCAGGGTATGCACAGCATGGCCTTGCGTCACAGGCTATTGATCTTTTTGAAGAAATGAAGCAGCAATGTGTAGAACCCGATGCCATTACTTTACTAGGCGTGCTCTCTTCGTGTCGTCATGCTGGTCTCGTTCAAGAAGGCCGGCGTTACTTCAATTCAATGATCAAAGAACATGGTATTCAGCCAGAACTAGATCATTATTCATGTGTTGTTGATCTTCTTGGCCGGGCTGGTTGTTTGGAAGAGGCAAAATGTTTCATCGAAAAGATGCCTATTCGTCCCAATGCCATTATCTGGGGCTCACTGCTTTCTTCCTGTAGGGTTCATGGGAGTGTGTGGATCGGCATTGAGGCTGCAGAGAGCAGGCTATTGCTGGAGCCAGAGTGCGCTTCTACCCATGTACAATTAGCAAACCTGTATGCTAGCGTGGGATGTTGGGATGACGCAGCAAGAGTTCGGAAGTTGATGAAAGATAAAGGGATTAAAACAAGTTCTGGGTTTAGCTGGATTGAGATTAGTAATGAAGTTCACAGGTTTAGAGCAGAAGACTGTTCAAACCCCAAAATGATTGAAATTATTGCTGTCTTGGATAGTTTGGTAGAACACAATAAGACTTTACGCTATGAGCCTGAAATGCAAGAGGAAGAGGTTGATgatgctttatatatataacttataACTGTGTGACTTGTAAAATGGCAgattgttatattttttttccctgttACACCCATTCTCATTTGAACTGATGATGGCAAACTTTTTGAGAACAATGTTTCTCGTTTGCCgccaatttttttctttattgaaaaaacgaataaagaacaaaagatTCTTAGCTTCCTTAAAACGTGAGAAAAAATGGGGAAAGAAAAGACATCTTATAACAAGCAAATGTTAACATGCTACATAACAGCATATACCGAGTTCAGATGATACTACAAAATCCTATCCTCATTTTATCATGTCTCAAAGCAATGCTCCTGACAAAGGGAACCAAGAAAGCAGAAACTGTTACTGGAGAACACGCATCAAAACTTCACCATTCAGGCAGAAGCCTTTGTTCTTCACAAGGAATGCATTCATTGCCTCAGTTTGAGTATGAAAGCGAACAGTTGCCCATTTAGCGGGCTCTTGGGAAGgtctgcaaaaaaaaaaaaaaaaaaatttaaaaaaatagatttaaCAAAGTGAAATCAATTTAAGAATGATATTTATGAGTTTATATTCTTTGAAATCTACTAGGCATACCTGAAACTTAATTGGAGGGAAGACGAATCATATTCACAACCCGACAGAAAACGATCTACATCTTCTGGAACCGCATTAGGAGGGATTCCTTGCAATAAAACCTGGTAACAGCAGGCAAGTCCAAATTGATTGTAAGCTAAAGATATATTGGATTCTAATTCAATCACCAAAACAAAGTATCACTTGTTCATGGCATATACTTGTGGGGAACAAAGACAACATATAATATGTACATACGGCAGCCTCGGTTTACCAAATTTCTTGCAAACAGACTAAAACAACGGTGTCCAGGAACCCAAGTAAACTGTACAGTATAAAACTGCCTATGGCATATATAGCCAGCCACTAGAGTTTGAATTAGCCTCCAATGCCGAATATATGGATTCctcatgaaaaatatattaacaGTGTTTAAGGCATCAAGAATCTTGTCCTCCTACTTGGTCCATTCTATAACAAGGGATTTTTTTGAACGACGAGTAAAACCGAACAGACAAACTTGCTCCAAAGTTAAAGGGAAAAAACATTTAgttaaaaacaataaacatACAACAGAAAACCTTATACTTACCGTTTTTCCATGATAGGGAGTAAGAGAGTCCCATTCCGCTCGATTAGCCTGTCATTCATAAACCAATCATTAGCACACTACTCCACAAAATAGGTAAGCAACGATCACATCTTATCAAAGCATCATGGCATGGCAGCATTACCCTCTCCAATTTAAACAGGCGGCCCTTTTTGGCAATCATCCTAATTGCATTATCATAGGCTTGCCGCGATGGGAATTGCACTAACCtaataacaaaaaacaaagagcaTATCTAAGCATCAGGAAACACATTTTATTGGGAGCATCTAATGAATTCATTGCATTGCATACAGGAAATTAAAAGCATCAACAATTGAAGTGAAAAACTGTCTTTCTACTCgcaaattaacaaattaaacaacacGCAATTTACATTCCTATCGCCGTAAACCACCGATTATAATCCATTTTAACATCATCCAGACTCAAATTACAGCCTTCCAGCAAATTCACGACGTCTGTCTTCAGCGTATTCCTTTTGACTCCAAGCAGCCTCCCATACACCGATCCTGAAAACAGCACATAAAACACATTGCCACGTTTgtcaatgaaatgaaaaacccaaaacccatagAACCCTAACTTGTAAATGCAAAATGACGAAAATGCCAGCGGCAGCTGAGTCTGATACCTGTGCTTGGGGTTTCGAAAAATGATTCGGACGGCGAAGACTCCTGAGGCTTATCGGATGGCGAAGACTTCTGAGGCTTATCGGACGGAGAAGACTCCAGCGGCTGATCGGACGTTGAAGAGTCCTGAAGCGGGTTTTTGGCTTCCGTCGAAAACCGTCTCGCCGGTTCGCGCAGAAGCGAAGTGAGGCCGCGGTTTTGCGCCATGGCCGTGCGGACGGAGAGGCTTGACATGATTGTGGTTCGAAGAAGACCCAGCTTTGACATCGTTGCTTCTTCTCGAGCTATGGAGATTCACAGTGGACTGGCTTCAGCGTCTATGACTCTACGCTACAGAGGCTGGTTGCGCTTAAATAAATCCCGTATaccgcgtggctatactatttgtttttaataaaataaaagtaccgAGTACAGTTGTAcggatatattatttatttaaaaaaaattcgtgtTTCGCcgggtggctatactatttatttttaaaaaaaagttcagaGTATGGCTGCACGGTTGTACTATTTAATAAAACAAGCTTAAAAAAAGTCCCAGGTAtcgccgatcggctatactatttataaataaaaaaaattaaaaaggtcCTGAAGTATAGCCACGCGGTTATActattactatttattttttaaaaaagtccggagtatagccgcacggctttactattaaattttttaaaaaacttaaaaaatttccCGATCATATCAACTATCCCGAAAAGAGTGATCACTAGCCCACCTAGCAATCAAAACTTATCCAATCCCAAAGCCCAACTAGCAATCAAAACTTATCCAATCCCAAAGCCCAACTAGCAATCCAACATATCCAATCCCAGTttaattttgttgggttttgggttgtgAAAATTTCCAAACATGAACATTTTGGATTGGGTTTGAAACCGATCCACACACAAACAAGCACAAATACATGCTTCTCAAAATGAGAAATTATGGATGGTAAGTTGTCTGCAGTGTCTTGAACTTTGAACTGACTCAAGCTCATTATGCAGAAACATAAAgcagaaataaaaagagaaagaaaatcacAGTATGTGCTGAAATTCCTGCATTGTCGGCATAGATAGAATGGcccaacaaaagaagaagttgtAGGGGAGGAGGTCAACAAAATGCCCTCAAATCATTCACCCATGTCAGCTGCTCAGGTGTCTTACATAGACAAGATTTATCTGCTGCCATGGCCAAAAACGTTTATCTTGTatgagtatagccgagcggctatactatttattaaaaaaaattataaaaagtcCAGAGCATAGCCaggcggctgtactatttaattacgggtatagccgaacggctatactactattgattttttttttttttaaggtttaaacatggaaaataattaaaaaggcccaagtatagccgtgcggctgtactattttaaaaaaatctaggcgggtccttttttaaaataaatagtatagccgcgtggctatattgtgtaaatataatatatttaaagaatatAACCGCGCGGTTATACTTAGTTAATTGTAGCAATTAAGCCCTAAATTTTTACACCATTTTCACTTTAATCCTTAAATTCGTTCTCcccttattttttaattactaCTAGACTAAAATCACATGTTAATAGTATTATTGTACTAAAATCACATGTTATGCATGTTAGAGAGGTGTGGagaacctttttattttaagattaTTGCTAATTATATacccttatatatatatatatattttttttttatacaaacaatAGAAAATTTATAAGATACTTTTATAACAAGCAAATACACCTGTAACAAAAACTATACCACGGCTAAATATCACAATATGCATGTGAGTCGAACTTGATTTACAACTGttgatataaaattttcatctttgaTAACCAACATGATTTCTTTATCCTGCGAATGAGAAGGACCAACATGTCATATCCATTGGAGTCCATATCAATATccacccaacccaaccaaTCCTTCTCAAATAGAAAAAGCCATCCACCACCCAACACACAGTATATTTGATGTTCTCTAGATGGtaagaatataaatatatataatatttgctATATTGGACTGAAAATATacttataaattattttatatttataatctTATGGGTAGATTAGTCTTTTTTCTGggcttttccttttccttttccactGCCTAAAGAGATTCCTTCTCTATGCAGTTTGCCAATTTGATGAACAAGACATTATGGTGCATTTGCAGTAATTATTCCAATCACAGAATAACgagccaaataaataaataactaaataatattatttaaaaaaacgtATTTTGCTACTAAGTAAAATTAGATTGCAGAATAAGTACTTGTTTATAAAACTAATGTGACACATTATTCCATGGTTGGACACGTCAGCTACAATTGGAGGGGCAGGTTCGTTATTCCAATTGCTCTTACCACTTCCGGATATTCTACAAATAATAATCATATGGGGACCAATCTATCTATCAAATAAATATCAGAAGCAAGGGCGGaactatgaattttttaatggGTGGGCTAGTTAAAGTTATTACcttaaaatttaatgattattCTTTTTGGTACTTACAATTTCTCTAGTctttctagaaataaaagtaaacattaaatcatataaaccaaGCTAGTTCATAGCTCCATAgactaattttcaataagttttaaaataaaccaaataGGATTTAACACCATACTCGATTGAACATCTAAGACTTTTTACCTAGATTGACCTTAGATTCCTTCAtacattcatatcatacatgaaaagttgttttatgtaaaaatattgactaaatatgaaaaatgggttttcgaaataatcattttctcaagataatttttggctgCTTTTATTCctcacacatcaaataagaaaacttgattttatgggattttagtatgaagtatatattgacttaatgagccatcatttttagtctaaatcgtattttgcactaaaatcgatttttcatattttgatttggtgagaatttgattttctagtatttttatttgaatccaaatggggggtatttccttatttacattgtaaacttaagtaaatggagtaatataaaaataaataagagtaaaatgacaaagacatttacttaaatgttgaaagtAAAACTACACTAAGGGCTAcagagctcccaaaaggcctcgtacTAGAtagatgcgggtgtgcacatataaggaacatcaccccctctctgttggttgatgtggggtcttacaatccaccccccttaaaggcccgacgtcctcgtcggcacactcgcaccacacggcagagtggctctaataccaaattgtcacatcccgggatcaactccgccgtagcacgatattgtccattttgggcccccctctctggccctcacggttttatttttgggagctcactacCAACTTCCCAGTAgatcacccatcctgggattgctctggcccccaactggcttaacttcggagttcttatcactccgaagccagtgagctcccaaaaggcctcgtgctaaatagatgcgggtgtgcacatataaggcacatcaccctctctccgttggttgatgtgagGTTTTACAATAAGGGCTTGCCCTACTCTCTTATTAGTAAGGAGAGCCAGATCTTCCTTCACATGTTATAACTAGGGAGCGCTCCTTACAAGTTATCACCTGCCTTATATAAGCTTTGAGtctttttgaatgaaaattgTAACAATTTTATGCATGTAAAAATTACGGAAAtccttttttgtgttttcgCTCTTAATACGTACTatagtttataattaaattgaattgatAAATACAATCGGCATGATGCATAatgttataatttttaattttccccAATTCAAGAAAATGCTGGTATTGAAACATATAACCATTGCACAGACGATGAATTGATGGATCTATGTCATGGCCATAAGAGCCACTCCAGCGGTGCAGCCCAGCCCGAGGCGAGGGCAggccaagaagaaaaagtggcTCCAGCGTTGCGCCCAGGCCCGGGTttggtgtgggacccaccaactcgggccagcccgaaggccAAACTAGCCCCAGGTCCAAAACGaggttgctgacgtcagctagCTACAGTATCGCTACAGTACCCGCTACAGTGCCGCAGTGCTACAGTGTCCCGCTACAGTACACTAAAAGTCCACGTGTCGCACTCTGAGCTCtccgatcagattttttttctccaatccaacggcagccaatttttgtgcaataaaaaaataaaaaaattgaattttttttaaaaaaaaataccaaaaaaatactctttttttttctataaataccaaaaaattttccgattgagatatgaattttataataaatattgatatgtacgaacccaaaaatattatccgaaaatattatctaaattaattatttttattaaaacatttgtgaaaaaaacaaaaaaatgaatagtaattgccatggctaagggcaacgggtggagacacaatttactatttgcaagggcaagcaCTATTTACATGAATAGTGCTCgccctagctccacccttgccatggctaagggcaatcgggtggagttgctctaagagcatttccattttaaaaGGTGTAAAGTTACATTTACATGTTCTTTATATCTTTAAGATATGTAAATGCCGTTTTCCCTCCAATAAGATAGATGTAAATTGGAGATGTAAAAAtaacatgaaatgaaatgattttatatCAAGTTGAAACAAAAGAATATTTCTGATATTTTGGTAGCTATCTCAACTTTTATATGTTTGGAGCCTACCACTTTTGCATCATCTCTCCTCCTTTTCAGCCTATGGAACCCAACAAATAGGGATGTAAAATCAGATataaatgtgatttttttttttaatattttccgGTCAAATGCTATATTTGCATTCATTTATACCCCATTATTAGAGTAATTTCTGACAATTCTATGTGTAAATGTCGTTCACATTTTCCTTTACACCCCTGCAATGAAGATGCGCCAAGGATGTCaccataaaaacaaaaacgccGTACTCAGCAGCTCTGCGACTAGATAaagtctttttcttcttccccatACAAAAATTGACAACGATCCATGATCCATCCACCTAAAGCCAAAAAACCTAAGTAAATTTATTAGTGGGCCCCCGCCCACAAGTACCGTTCCCGCCACGTCAACCCACGCAACCCAGGCCCCACCACCCGCCCAGTTGACCACAAAGCACCCGAGAGTTGTACTCCTCCCCCTTCGTGCCTGTCCTTTCGTTACGGCCGTACGCAGACAAACCCGTTTGCTTTTCTCCGTAACAGAAATACGCAATCCATTAATTTAATCACTTCCAATTAATCATTGATTATCTCCCTAATTAATTCTCCCccacaaaacaacaaaaaatcttCAAGTTGTCAACTACACCAAGTGATTCAAACCTCTGGGGAAGGTCGTTTCtcttcccctctctctctaccttctctcctcctcccatatttttaatttcttcatcCCCCATCAGAATTTCGTTATCAGTTTCTCAACAATGGCGTCACTTCTCTCCACCACCACGCAAACCCCTGCGAACCACACAAACATTGCACAAGGCCTGTATGCTGACCaggttctttttctctccttctccGAGCTCCTGGCCAACATGGACTTAACATGGATGGCGGATTTTCTCAAGGGCATGGTGAAGCCGCTAGCCGCGACGGTGGTGGTGCTGTTGGCGGTGGCCTTGTCCttcatgcagaagctgggttTGGGTGGAGAGATGATTTACTCCATTGCTAGGGCCTTTGTCCAGCTCTCCATTATTGGGTTCGTTCTGCAGTTCATTTTCACTCGGGACAATGCTGCTTGGATCATTCTGGCTTACCTTTTCATGGTTTGTGATTGCCTCTTTTGTGTTGCATTTTGTTGCCCATGTGTTTGGTTTCTGAGAAAattgagaaggaaaagaaaagaatttgaacTGATTGGTCTCTACCCTTTTTCATGGGTTTAATTACCTTTTGAAGCATGTTGATTGGTTGgttaaattttttggtttttgtagaAGTAGAGGTCTCTGAAAGAAAGATGTAAGAAATTAATACTCTGCTTCAGTATAGAATTCTATAGAGACAAAAGCAATTGAATTTCAGAAGATACCCAGCATTGatggcccaaaaaaaaaaaaaaaaataaactatttacATTGAATTTTAAATGGATTTTGATATGCTAGGTAGCACTTCTAGtgctttttattattaaatttcaCTTTAATTCTTGATCTTTATTTCATGAGCTTATGTGATTGTTGCCTCTGCAGGTAACTGTGGCTGGTTACACAGCAGGCCAAAGGGCTAAGCATGTCCCTAGA comes from Prunus dulcis chromosome 6, ALMONDv2, whole genome shotgun sequence and encodes:
- the LOC117630883 gene encoding uncharacterized protein LOC117630883; its protein translation is METGSHGSMRKVKNGGLKVLWAEQLRSMKNGFKRDHHHPSWQMAIQSHIDAAHALVQLANEDPSLLHGGLRSHGMKHSVKGIPSIKDSMGMSRGDSHSDVVGRKVNFLVKRQQADFGGSMKDEDAAAVLDFHLPAVPYPAGRKQKKMKMFKKLSSLVPKYMKSNVSEKDDKVNEPCQLLDSCGHDRLHMLMAKKRKRVAGSYSKRETGEVAAPVNLPLKRQGFKLPVPTVHTGFSFSIVHLLTAIRRAMVVPHAEDDDVVYGNDQGVSNAEGIIRFYSLKDKGISNSVLTNSKSLPSLTLNKIVERVRSTPMDPSILQTQEHLQDLLRGVLEIFSSKTAPLGARGWKPLTFYRKSSKCWKWIGPIDVNSCNADEEYVSSKAWSLRHNVLVKLVDSFAIWYKSFQERFRQVGSLPAPPLILMQPTLDESEWFRDVMSRKNAISPNSEEVRAYFQREEALRYLVPDMAFS
- the LOC117630885 gene encoding pentatricopeptide repeat-containing protein At2g37320 is translated as MNGILPQASFSFRKKLSQYILQTRSSHFKPFFSSPNLTRSSQETKKLHNALRVLDLITPKPTLTARRRQGHLRLIQDFLQSDSEHFSYASAFSDSNWPIKISTLLDELFDSSSVDSPSCAERFPIDASVLSHAISSYGSSRNLHGGIPYHCTAIKSGLVANVYIGSSLVSFYGRCNELHNAYRVFEEMPVRNVVSWTAIISGFAQEWQVDACLQLFSEMRHSSKPNDFTYASILSACTGSGALGHGRSAHCQTIRMGFDLYIHIANALISMYCKCGDVKDALYIFKNLDGKDNVSWNSMIAGYAQHGLASQAIDLFEEMKQQCVEPDAITLLGVLSSCRHAGLVQEGRRYFNSMIKEHGIQPELDHYSCVVDLLGRAGCLEEAKCFIEKMPIRPNAIIWGSLLSSCRVHGSVWIGIEAAESRLLLEPECASTHVQLANLYASVGCWDDAARVRKLMKDKGIKTSSGFSWIEISNEVHRFRAEDCSNPKMIEIIAVLDSLVEHNKTLRYEPEMQEEEVDDALYI
- the LOC117630886 gene encoding uncharacterized protein LOC117630886, with translation MSKLGLLRTTIMSSLSVRTAMAQNRGLTSLLREPARRFSTEAKNPLQDSSTSDQPLESSPSDKPQKSSPSDKPQESSPSESFFETPSTGSVYGRLLGVKRNTLKTDVVNLLEGCNLSLDDVKMDYNRWFTAIGMLVQFPSRQAYDNAIRMIAKKGRLFKLERANRAEWDSLTPYHGKTVLLQGIPPNAVPEDVDRFLSGCEYDSSSLQLSFRPSQEPAKWATVRFHTQTEAMNAFLVKNKGFCLNGEVLMRVLQ